Sequence from the Nocardioides exalbidus genome:
GACCAGGGCCGGCCCCATCGCGCCGACGGCCGAGCCGCGGGCGACGTCGGCGATCAGGTGGTAGAGCGTGATCCACACGGGCAGCTGCACCAGCAGGGGCAGGCAGCCGAGGCGGCTGACGCCGTGCTCGGCGGACACGGCGCGACGCTCGTCGATCATCTGCCGGACGCTGTCGGCGTCGGTCCTCCCGCGGTAGCGATCGGCGATCTCCTTCAGGTGCGGCCGGGCGCGCGAGGCGGCGTGCGCCTGCCGGACGCCGTGGACGGTGAAGGGGAGCAGGGCGGTGCGGACGAGCACCACGACGGCGCCGATGCACAGCAGCCAGATGAGGGCGGAGTCGGACGGCAGGCCGAGGGCGGCGAGGCCGTCATGGGTGGCCGCGAGGACTGCGGCGAGGGCGTGCGAGAACGGTTCGAGCATGGACATGGGTGTCTCCTGGGCGAGAGGTGGGAGGGGTCTGTGGGCCGTCGCCGGAGGCGACGTTCAGACTCGTCCGGGAGCACGCGGGCGCGCCGGGTGGTGGACCACGTCGGTGGTCCGTCCGGCGAGCACGAGGGGTACGACGGCCGCGCGACGCGGCGGACGCAACGAGCCGTGCCCGGCGTCGGGCACGGTCAGCAGGGAGTGGACGCCCGCGAGCGCGGTGGCCGCGGACAGTGCGGCGACCAGCACCAGCGACTGGGTCGTCATGGCCGGTGCCAGCGCGGCTGCCGACAGGACCGACGCGACCCCCACCAGCGCCACGACGAGCGCGAGGCGCCCGCGTGCGACGGCGTCGAGGGTGCGGTCCATGCCCGTCAGCCTAGTCAGGTCGTGTGGATCACCGGAGCTCGTACGCGCCGAGGTCGGGGCGCCCGACGGCCGGCCGGCGCACCTGGCCGGCCGGGGCGGCGTACTCCCAGCGCGGGCGCCAGCGCCTCGGCACCGCCACGCCGCGGTCGACGGCGGACGAGGAGGCGAGCAGGCGGAAGTCCTCGCGGCCCGGGTCGGCGAAGCCGGACAGGCCCACGCGGCGGTTGGCCCAGGCGTCGACGGCCGAGGGCGTGGCGCCTGACGTGAGGTCGCCGGGGCCGACGAGCAGGTTGTTGCGCAGGTGGGCGCGGGCGGCGGGGGCGAGGTTCACGAACGTGCCCGACGAGCGCTGGTTGACGAAGGTGTTGTGCACGACCCAGAGCGTGCGGCTCGGGTTGGTGAGCCCCTCGGCGCCGTAGGAGACGAGGGCCGGGTTCTCCGAGCGGGGGCCCTGCACGACCACGTTGCCGGCGACGAGCGACAGCCCGCCGTTGGGCAGGTCGATGGAATAGCTCGCGGTCGCGTCGCCGTCGCTGATCCGGTTGCCGACGATGGTGTTGCGGGCCGCGCGCGACTTGATCTCGTGGCCGGTGTCGGCGCGCGAGAGCCAGCTGCCGGTGACGGTCAGCGAGCGGACGTTGCCGACGTAGAGGTTGTGCGAGTAGCCGTCGCCGAACCCGTTGCGGAAGAACCGCGACCGGCTGATCACGAGGTCGGACTCGGGGTCGGCACCGGTGAGGATGCCCATCTCGTTGTGGTGGAACCAGCTGCGGGTGACGGTGAGGTCGGTGCCCTCGGCGCGGATGCCGGCGCCGTTCCGGTCCGGCACGGTCGCGCCGCTGAACTCGATCCGGTCGACGGTGGTGCGGTCGCCGGCGACGACCCAGATCGCCTTGCCCTGCGCGTCGTTGCCGTCGGCGCGCAGGTGCACCCGGCCGCCGTCCCCGCGCAGGGTCAGGTCGTCCTGGGTCCACGTCGCGACGTCGCCGGCGTAGGTCCCCGGGTCGATCAGGACGGTGTCCCCGTCGCCCGCCACGGCCGCCGCCGCGCTGGGCGTCGTGAGATCGCGGTCGGGACCCACGTGCCACGTGCGCGGTGCCTGCGCGCGGGAGGGGTCGTCGTACGACGCACTCGCGGGTGCGGCGACGAGCAGCCCGGCAGCGAGGGCGAGGACCGCGGCGCGCACGTCAGGCGCCGAAGGCGGAGGTCCGGAGGTCGGCCTTGATCGCGTCGAGCCGGCCGGCGGCGGAGATCCGGGCGGCGTCGACGCCGCTGCCGCCGGTGCCGGGCTCGACGGGGATGACGACCTCGAGGTAGCACTTCACCTTCGGCTCGGTGCCGCTCGGGCGGACGATCACGCGCGCACCCTCGGCGAGGGAGTAGCGCAGGCCGTCGGTGGGCGGCAGGAGGTCGGAGCCCTCCGAGAGGTCCTCGGCCCTCTCGACCGCCAGCCCGCCCAGTGTGGTCGGCGGAGCCGCGCGCAGCCGGTCCATCGTCGCCGGGATGTCGGCGAGGTCGTCGAAGCGCACCGAGAGCTGGTCGGTGGCGTGGAGGCCGTGCTCGTGGGCGATGTCGTCGAGGAGGTCGGTGAGCGTGCGCCCGTCGGCCTTCGCAGAGGCGGCGAGCTCGCAGACGAGCAGCAGCGCCGAGACGCCGTCCTTGTCCTTCACGTGCTCGGGGTCGCAGCAGTAGCCGAGCGCCTCCTCGTAGCCGAAGGCGAGGCCGTCGACGCGGCCGATCCACTTGAACCCGGTGAGGGTCTCCTCGTGCGGCTGGCCGGCGGCCGCGGCCATCTTGCCGAGCAGGCTGGAGGAGACGATCGAGTTGGCGTAGGTGCCGGTGCGGCCGCGGCGGATCAGGTGGTGGGCGAGCAGCGCGCCGACCTCGTCGCCGCGCAGCATCCGCCAGCCGTGGGCGTCGGGCACCGCGACCGCGCAGCGGTCGGCGTCGGGGTCGTTGGCCACGACCAGGTCGGCCTTCCTCTCCGCTGCGAGGGCCATGGCGAGGTCCATCGCGCCCGGCTCCTCGGGGTTGGGGAAGGCGACGGTCGGGAAGTCGGGGTCGGGGTCCTCCTGCTGCTCGACGACGTGGGGCGCCTCGAAGCCGGCCGTCTCCAGCACCTGCGCGACCGTCGTGCCGCCCACGCCGTGCAGCGGTGTGTAGACGAGCGTGAGGTCGCGCGGGCCGTCCTCGGCGAGCTCGGCGACGGTGTCGAGGTAGCGGTCGACGATCTCCTCGGAGACGAGGCCCCCGGCATCACCGCGCGGCAGGTCGGCGAGCGCGCCGACGGCGGCGATCCGGTCGGCGATCTCGATGTCGGCGGGCGGCACGATCTGGCTGCCGTCGCCGAGGTAGACCTTGTAGCCGTTGTCCTGCGGCGGGTTGTGGCTCGCGGTGACCATCACGCCGGCCGCGCAGCCGAGCTCGCGGATCGCGTAGGCCAGCAGGGGGGTGGGCAGCGTGCGCGGCATGACGAGGGCCTTGAAGCCGGCGCCGGTCATGATCTCGGCGGTGTCGCGCGCGAAGACGTCGGAGTTGTGGCGGGCGTCGAAGCCGATCACGACGGATCCGCCCGCGTGGCCGGTGTCCGTGAGGTAGGCCGCCAGTCCGGCCGCCGCGCGGGTGACCACGACGCGGTTCATCCGGTTCGGACCGGCGCCGAGGGCGCCGCGCAGGCCGGCCGTGCCGAACTCGAGCGTCCCGGCGAAGCGGTCGGCGAGATCGGTCTCCTCGCCGCGCTCCGCGGCGGCGACGACCGCCTCGAGCTCGGTCCGCGTCTGCTCGTCGGGGTCCTCGGCCGCCCACGCGCGGGCGGTCTCGATCAGGTCGGTCTGGTCGGTCATGGACGCACGCTATCCCTCGCCGGTCGCGGTGCCCGGTGGGCGGTGTCGGTGGGTGCTGCCACCATCGGTCGATGATCGATCACCTGGGCATCAACTGCACCGACCTCGGCCGGGCAGCCACGTTCTACGACCGGGTCCTCGGGGTCCTCGGCCACCGTCGCGTCATGGACGTCGGCG
This genomic interval carries:
- the yidC gene encoding membrane protein insertase YidC, whose protein sequence is MSMLEPFSHALAAVLAATHDGLAALGLPSDSALIWLLCIGAVVVLVRTALLPFTVHGVRQAHAASRARPHLKEIADRYRGRTDADSVRQMIDERRAVSAEHGVSRLGCLPLLVQLPVWITLYHLIADVARGSAVGAMGPALVASLGAASLLGVSLAGSGYLGGGPAHLTVVLGLALTAAALSYATQRFFVAPNTVLDGMPEAMATAHRLMPTLSAVGLVVAGGVVPVALLGYWVLSSTWTLAQSAVVMRWFPTPGTEAARRFA
- a CDS encoding right-handed parallel beta-helix repeat-containing protein codes for the protein MRAAVLALAAGLLVAAPASASYDDPSRAQAPRTWHVGPDRDLTTPSAAAAVAGDGDTVLIDPGTYAGDVATWTQDDLTLRGDGGRVHLRADGNDAQGKAIWVVAGDRTTVDRIEFSGATVPDRNGAGIRAEGTDLTVTRSWFHHNEMGILTGADPESDLVISRSRFFRNGFGDGYSHNLYVGNVRSLTVTGSWLSRADTGHEIKSRAARNTIVGNRISDGDATASYSIDLPNGGLSLVAGNVVVQGPRSENPALVSYGAEGLTNPSRTLWVVHNTFVNQRSSGTFVNLAPAARAHLRNNLLVGPGDLTSGATPSAVDAWANRRVGLSGFADPGREDFRLLASSSAVDRGVAVPRRWRPRWEYAAPAGQVRRPAVGRPDLGAYELR
- a CDS encoding phospho-sugar mutase; protein product: MTDQTDLIETARAWAAEDPDEQTRTELEAVVAAAERGEETDLADRFAGTLEFGTAGLRGALGAGPNRMNRVVVTRAAAGLAAYLTDTGHAGGSVVIGFDARHNSDVFARDTAEIMTGAGFKALVMPRTLPTPLLAYAIRELGCAAGVMVTASHNPPQDNGYKVYLGDGSQIVPPADIEIADRIAAVGALADLPRGDAGGLVSEEIVDRYLDTVAELAEDGPRDLTLVYTPLHGVGGTTVAQVLETAGFEAPHVVEQQEDPDPDFPTVAFPNPEEPGAMDLAMALAAERKADLVVANDPDADRCAVAVPDAHGWRMLRGDEVGALLAHHLIRRGRTGTYANSIVSSSLLGKMAAAAGQPHEETLTGFKWIGRVDGLAFGYEEALGYCCDPEHVKDKDGVSALLLVCELAASAKADGRTLTDLLDDIAHEHGLHATDQLSVRFDDLADIPATMDRLRAAPPTTLGGLAVERAEDLSEGSDLLPPTDGLRYSLAEGARVIVRPSGTEPKVKCYLEVVIPVEPGTGGSGVDAARISAAGRLDAIKADLRTSAFGA